The proteins below are encoded in one region of Dromaius novaehollandiae isolate bDroNov1 chromosome 9, bDroNov1.hap1, whole genome shotgun sequence:
- the THPO gene encoding thrombopoietin, with amino-acid sequence MQGRSPQLSMELNRLLLLTSFLLHMKAGRASPTRLVCDTRLIQKYIGEAKDMEKKVSQCQVLPPLSCPIVLPLVDFSLQQWRTKTNETKQQEILCDLALLVGAVAEAQRQVTQECTGRQLSQLYRHANSFLLLLQTFGREAGPQEPGCSPRSMEQTRITGIFLTYRQLVQGKLRFFFHDLAKDSCEHGQGGGRDPPPRTW; translated from the exons ATGCAGGGCCGAAGCCCCCAGCTGAGCATGGAGCTGAACA GACTGCTCCTCCTCACATCTTTCCTCCTGCACATGAAAGCGGGCCGTGCCAGCCCAACACGGCTGGTCTGCGACACCAGACTCATCCAGAAGTACATCGGGGAGGCAAAGGACATGGAGAAGAAAGTG aGCCAGTGCCAGGTGCTGCCCCCACTCAGCTGCCCCATAGTGCTGCCCTTGGTGGACTTCAGCCTCCAGCAGTGGAGAACCAAGACG aaCGAGACCAAGCAGCAGGAGATCCTGTGCGACCTGGCACTGCTGGTGGGCGCTGTGGCGGAGGCCCAGAGGCAGGTGACCCAGGAGTGCACAGGCAGACAGCTGAGCCAGCTTTACAGACACGCCAactccttcctcctgctgctgcagaccTTCGGCAGGGAG GCAGGACCCCAGGAGCCAGGCTGCTCTCCACGCTCTATGGAGCAGACACGCATCACTGGGATCTTCCTCACCTaccggcagctggtgcagggCAAGCTGCGCTTCTTCTTCCACGACCTGGCCAAGGACTCATGCGAGCACGGTCAGGGGGGTGGCAGAGACCCCCCACCCAGGACCTGGTGA
- the POLR2H gene encoding DNA-directed RNA polymerases I, II, and III subunit RPABC3: protein MAGILFEDIFDVKDIDPEGKKFDRVSRLHCESESFKMDLILDVNIQIYPVDLGDKFRLVIASTLYEDGTLDDGEYNPTDDRPSRADQFEYVMYGKVYRIEGDETSTEAATRLSAYVSYGGLLMRLQGDANNLHGFEVDSRVYLLMKKLAF from the exons ATGGCCGGGATCCTCTTCGAGGACATCTTCGACGTGAAGGACATCGACCCCGAGGGCAAGAAGTTCGACCGCG TGTCCCGCCTGCACTGTGAGAGCGAGTCCTTCAAGATGGACCTCATCCTCGATGTGAACATCCAGATCTACCCTGTGGACCTCG GTGACAAATTCCGCCTGGTCATTGCCAGCACCTTGTACGAAGACGGCACCCTGGATGACGGGGAGTATAACCCCACTGACGACAGGCCTTCCAG GGCAGACCAGTTTGAGTACGTGATGTACGGCAAGGTGTACAGGATCGAAGGGGATGAAACGTCCACAGAAGCAGCCACGCGTCT ctctgcctacGTGTCCTACGGGGGGCTGCTCATGCGGCTGCAGGGAGATGCAAACAATCTGCATGGGTTTGAAGTGGACTCCAGGGTTTACCTGCTGATGAAGAAGCTGGCCTTCTAG